The nucleotide window ACCGCGGCTATCCTATAGATGTTCTAGCTAAGAAGAGTAACTTTCTTGAGGTTTCCTACCTCTTACTTAATGGAAAACTTCCAAACAAAAAAGAATTCAAAGAGTTTGAGCAGAATATCACAAACCACACAATGATTCATGAGAACATTAAACATGTGATAGACAGCTTTAGATACGATGCGCATCCAATGGGAATGCTAATGAGTACAGTAGCTGCTCTCTCAACTTTCTATCCGGAATCTAAAGACATATTCAATGAAGAGATAAGAGAAACACAAATTTATAGATTAATAGCAAAGATGCCGACACTGGCAGCTTTTGCTTTCAGACATTCCATGGGAATGCCGTATGCATATCCGGACAATGATCTAAGCTATGCAGGTAATTTTATGAATATGCTCTACAAGATGACTGAGCTTAAATATAAGCCAGACCCAATTATAGAGAAAGCCATTGATGTTCTCTTTATTCTCCACGCTGATCACGAACAAAACTGCAGTGCGAGCGCAATGCGTAATGTAGGTAGCTCACACCCCGATCCATACGCTGCTACAGCAGCCAGTATTGCAGCTCTATATGGACCACTACATGGTGGTGCGAACGAAGGTGTACTACAGATGCTAGCAGAAATCGGAACTAAAGATAACATTCCAAAAGCAATCAAAGCAGCCAAAAATGGTGAATTCAGACTAATGGGATTTGGCCACAGGGTGTACAAATCCTACGATCCAAGAGCAAAGATAATCAAAGACATTGCTCATCAGGTATTTGAAGTAACAGGTAAAAACCCATACCTAGACATTGCAATCGAGCTTGAGAGAATTGCTCTTGAGGATGATTACTTTGTTAAACGTAAACTATATCCAAATGTGGACTTCTACTCTGGTCTTATTTATCAGAGCATGGGTATTCCAGTTGAAATGTTCACAGTGCTATTTGCAATCGGACGTACACCAGGATGGCTAGCGCAGTGGAAAGAGCTTCTACTTGATCCAGAGAGAAGAATTGCTCGCCCAAGACAAGTTTATCTCGGTGATAAGAATAAGAAATATGTTCCAATGAGTAAAAGAAAATAACTAATGGCTTGGTGGGTTAAGTGCTCGAGAAGTGCTTTCCTATCACGTTATTATAATAATAGTTAATCAAGTGTTCTAAAGAGGCGATAAATATATTTACCGCCTCTTTTTTTTTGTCTCCACTTTCTAAATTCTGCAAGCCTTCTTTAAGAGAATCGGCAAGCTCATGTTTATCTTCTCTTAGTATTGCTTCAATTAGCCCTTGGTCCTGGAGATCATATTTTTTATCTTCAAGGCCTTTTGTTAAAGAGCTTATTACCTCCTCGCAATCTAGCTCTGGATGATCTGAGACTGCGCTTTTAAATACTTCTATGAGTTCATCTATATACATAACTATGCTCCTTACTTGCTAAATGTTATAAGCACAAAATGAAAAGTAAATAAATTATTTTTGTTCCTCTTCAATCTTAGCCATAAGGTTAAGTGCAAATCTTTTGTTT belongs to Thermodesulfobacteriota bacterium and includes:
- a CDS encoding citrate synthase; its protein translation is MAKSKANNTLSITDNRTGKSYELPIENDTIKAMDLRQIRVKKDDFGMMSYDPAYSNTASCTSRVTFIDGDKGELMYRGYPIDVLAKKSNFLEVSYLLLNGKLPNKKEFKEFEQNITNHTMIHENIKHVIDSFRYDAHPMGMLMSTVAALSTFYPESKDIFNEEIRETQIYRLIAKMPTLAAFAFRHSMGMPYAYPDNDLSYAGNFMNMLYKMTELKYKPDPIIEKAIDVLFILHADHEQNCSASAMRNVGSSHPDPYAATAASIAALYGPLHGGANEGVLQMLAEIGTKDNIPKAIKAAKNGEFRLMGFGHRVYKSYDPRAKIIKDIAHQVFEVTGKNPYLDIAIELERIALEDDYFVKRKLYPNVDFYSGLIYQSMGIPVEMFTVLFAIGRTPGWLAQWKELLLDPERRIARPRQVYLGDKNKKYVPMSKRK